A portion of the Papilio machaon chromosome Z, ilPapMach1.1, whole genome shotgun sequence genome contains these proteins:
- the LOC106717336 gene encoding uncharacterized protein LOC106717336, which yields MRGIWSQVITLAVIQIALVTGKALIPQEQQAQQQLEPKSASSNVAQKRVGYDYPAPPVDLVNPYQDHDDLHLHGDHHEVIEHHDDHEHHGDDFHDHHDHHDLHEEHHVEEHHEEHHDHHDHHDPGYWKKKLIWKPGWKKIWKPSKKQIWKPSWKKIWKPIWVPTKIPVWKDIKVPDWKKIYKPVWKPIKVPAWKEVKVPDWKKIQVPVYKDIVVPGWKEIQVPAWRKIWVPEWVKVGVPGEKYLGKDHDGWEYTSHDLWKKKLIWKPLWKKYWKPAKKQIWIPDKKLVWKDEWKQIWKTEKKQIWVDDKKLIWKEAWQQIWKPSKKLVWIPDKKLEWKESWKQIWIPDWKDIWVPGVKKIWRPVWISEWFPSPDHHEHVHESHGWDRSDNSAAASQQSVTVKKAPKQSSPQQPTQSTWQFPK from the exons ATGCGAGGGATCTGGAGCCAAGTG ATTACCCTAGCGGTAATTCAAATCGCTCTAGTCACGGGCAAGGCGCTAATACCACAAGAACAACAAGCACAGCAACAGTTGGAACCAAAGTCAGCTTCGAGCAATGTAGCCCAGAAACGTGTGGGCTATGACTACCCTGCCCCGCCTGTGGATCTCGTGAATCCATATCAAGATCATGACGATCTTCACCTTCACGGAGACCATCATGAGGTGATAGAACATCACGACGACCATGAACATCACGGCGATGATTTCCACGATCATCATGATCATCACGATCTGCATGAAGAGCATCACGTAGAGGAACACCATGAGGAACATCACGATCACCATGACCATCATGACCCAGGGTACTGGAAAAAGAAACTGATCTGGAAGCCTGGCTGGAAGAAGATATGGAAACCATCCAAAAAGCAGATATGGAAACCTTCATGGAAGAAAATATGGAAGCCTATCTGGGTACCTACCAAAATTCCTGTTTGGAAAGATATCAAAGTTCCAGATTGgaagaaaatttataagcCCGTATGGAAACCTATTAAAGTACCGGCGTGGAAAGAAGTGAAAGTCCCTGATTGGAAGAAAATTCAAGTTCCAGTTTATAAAGATATAGTTGTACCCGGCTGGAAAGAAATTCAGGTACCTGCTTGGCGCAAAATATGGGTACCAGAATGGGTTAAAGTTGGCGTACCTGGTGAGAAGTACCTAGGAAAAGACCACGACGGTTGGGAATATACGTCACATGATCTATGGAAGAAAAAGCTAATTTGGAAACCTCTTTGGAAGAAATACTGGAAACCGGCAAAGAAGCAAATTTGGATACCGGACAAGAAATTGGTGTGGAAAGATGAGTGGAAGCAGATTTGGAAGACAGAAAAGAAGCAAATTTGGGTCGATGACAAAAAGTTAATCTGGAAGGAGGCTTGGCAACAAATTTGGAAACCCTCCAAGAAACTGGTCTGGATCCCAGACAAGAAATTAGAATGGAAGGAATCCTGGAAGCAAATTTGGATTCCGGATTGGAAGGATATTTGGGTACCAGGAGTAAAGAAGATATGGCGACCTGTTTGGATTTCAGAATGGTTCCCGTCTCCAGATCACCATGAGCACGTTCATGAATCACACGGTTGGGATAGAAGTGATAACAGCGCAGCAGCAAGCCAACAATCGGTAACAGTGAAAAAAGCTCCTAAACAATCAAGTCCTCAGCAACCTACACAGTCAACGTGGCAGTTcccaaaataa
- the LOC106717019 gene encoding uncharacterized protein LOC106717019, translated as MLKICRILLFVLVVFALYRFVYSYEPVQRTIKISDVKDEKERESFEHYLYQGYWKNKQIWAPQWIKTWREGKIHVPTWKRIWALKTIQEWEKELAPPPAWLNNLRGPLAVELPH; from the exons ATGTTGAAGATATGCAGGATCTTGTtg ttcgTTCTTGTCGTCTTCGCGTTGTACCGCTTTGTTTACTCGTACGAACCCGTACAGCGCACTATCAAGATCAGCGATGTTAAAGATGAAAA GGAGCGTGAAAGCTTCGAACACTACCTGTACCAAGGATACTGGAAGAACAAACAAATCTGGGCCCCCCAATGGATAAAGACTTGGCGTGAGGGCAAGATACACGTGCCGACTTGGAAGCGTATTTGGGCCCTTAAGACCATCCAGGAATGGGAGAAAGAGCTCGCACCCCCGCCGGCTTGGCTTAATAACTTACGCGGCCCACTGGCTGTAGAACTACcccattaa
- the LOC106717179 gene encoding GATA zinc finger domain-containing protein 1 has protein sequence MPKPVCVQCKTNDSLLWRNAENGQICNECHLSNTVKKESKLDTAVAKSESDEKTEGKNTEGKNGKSDESTPAKATGKGTRKSTRATRYKSKTQAPYSKTSAPRGRGRRSIFKRQPVKAPTATATVVTSDSIFYKGSYMQVGDIVAMVHIDGGVYYAQIRGFLTDQYCEKSAVVTWLIRTRASPPPEEGFDPATYIIGPEEDLPRKLDYMHFVMHAPSDYYKDSKSPYPVSESKLNDSSGFIWTTLEPKEKPTTI, from the exons ATGCCTAAACCTGTGTGCGTACAGTGTAAGACGAATGATTCCTTACTTTGGCGAAACGCAGAGAACGGACAAATATGTAATGAATGTCATTTATCAAATACCGTAAAAAAGGAATCAAAATTAGACACTGCAGTGGCGAAATCTGAAAGTGATGAGAAAACAGAAGGTAAAAATACCGAAGGAAAGAACGGGAAGAGTGATGAATCTACGCCCGCTAAAGCTACGGGGAAAGGAACCAGAAAAAGTACTAGAGCGACAAGATATAAGTCTAAAACTCAAGCACCGTATTCCAAAACTTCGGCGCCGCGGGGAAGAGGTCGaagaagtatttttaaacgacAGCCAGTAAAAGCTCCGACAGCTACAGCTACTGTGGTCACCAGtgattctatattttataag GGTAGTTATATGCAAGTAGGTGATATAGTTGCTATGGTACATATAGATGGTGGCGTGTACTATGCTCAAATCCGTGGTTTTCTGACCGACCAGTATTGTGAGAAGAGTGCTGTTGTAACCTGGTTGATACGAACCAGGGCCAGTCCACCACCTGAAGAGGGTTTCGATCCTGCCACATATATCATTG gtccTGAAGAGGATTTGCCACGTAAATTAGATTACATGCATTTTGTAATGCACGCCCCTTCTGATTACTACAAAGATAGTAAAAGTCCATACCCTGTAAGTGAATCAAAACTCAATGATTCCAGTGGTTTTATTTGGACTACATTAGAACCAAAAGAAAAACCCACCACCATTTAA
- the LOC106717130 gene encoding GATA zinc finger domain-containing protein 1 yields the protein MPKPVCVQCKTKDSLLWRNVENGQICNDCHLSNTVKKESKLDTAVAKSESDEKTEGKDNEGKNGKSDESKPAKATGKGTRKSTRATRYKSKTQAPYSKTSVPRGRGRRSIFKRQPVKAPTATATVVTSDSIFYKGSYMQVGDIVAMVHIDGGVYYAQIRGFLTDQYCEKSAVVTWLIRTRASPPPEEGFDPATYIIGPEEDLPRKLDYMHFVMHAPSDYYKDSKSPYPVSESKLNDSSGFIWTTLEPKEKPTTI from the exons ATGCCTAAACCTGTGTGCGTACAGTGTAAGACGAAAGATTCCTTACTTTGGCGAAACGTAGAGAACGGACAAATATGTAATGATTGTCATTTATCAAATACCGTAAAAAAGGAATCAAAATTAGACACTGCAGTGGCGAAATCTGAAAGTGATGAGAAAACAGAAGGTAAAGATAACGAAGGAAAGAACGGGAAGAGTGATGAATCTAAGCCCGCTAAAGCTACGGGGAAAGGAACCAGGAAAAGTACTAGAGCGACAAGATATAAGTCTAAAACTCAAGCACCGTATTCCAAAACTTCGGTGCCGCGGGGAAGAGGTCGaagaagtatttttaaacgacAGCCAGTAAAGGCTCCGACAGCTACAGCTACTGTGGTCACCAGtgattctatattttataag GGTAGTTATATGCAAGTAGGTGATATAGTTGCTATGGTACATATAGATGGTGGCGTGTACTATGCTCAAATCCGTGGTTTTCTGACCGACCAGTATTGTGAGAAGAGTGCTGTTGTAACCTGGTTGATACGAACCAGGGCCAGTCCACCACCTGAAGAGGGTTTCGATCCTGCCACATATATCATTG gtccTGAAGAGGATTTGCCACGTAAATTAGATTACATGCATTTTGTAATGCACGCCCCTTCTGATTACTACAAAGATAGTAAAAGTCCATACCCTGTAAGTGAATCAAAACTCAATGATTCCAGTGGTTTTATTTGGACTACATTAGAACCAAAAGAAAAACCCACCACCATTTAA
- the LOC106717160 gene encoding peptidoglycan-recognition protein SB2: MQPLISPVDHESRTNSYRAEEENRGTEATPLLQRFPRYQGNDNHYRTRAVVSLLLLILLSGIVIGTYLLIIQSRSENVLPPIEVPELYVSRLQWDKNKEVDQVNLVPQLKKNTVIVVQTDTDGCNCTITCSTLLNSMQENGTRLQYNFLVSPDGETFEALGWRRNSVIFPDYSANAIVLAFIGNYTQEAPSTAQVMQAKIFLENSISQQHLDLNFDMIGKKTKDLPKYLFLELSKFPQWNKQLSDME, encoded by the exons ATGCAACCACTCATATCTCCAGTcg ATCATGAATCACGCACTAATTCTTACCGTGCTGAAGAAGAGAATAGGGGCACTGAGGCAACACCACTTCTCCAACGCTTCCCGAGGTATCAAGGCAATGATAATCACTATCGCACCAGGGCTGTTGTCAGCTTGCTTCTCTTAATCCTACTATCTGGTATTGTCATTGGCACATATCTCCTGATCATCCAAAGCAGATcag aGAATGTATTACCACCAATCGAAGTACCGGAGCTTTATGTTAGCCGTCTTCAATGGGATAAGAATAAGGAAGTTGATCAAGTGAATCTTGTGCCACAGTTGAAGAAGAACACAGTCATTGTTGTTCAGACGGATACAGATGGATGCAACTGTACAATAACTTGTTCTACACTACTGAACTCAATGCAG GAAAATGGAACCCGCCTACAATATAACTTCTTGGTGTCACCCGACGGAGAGACCTTCGAAGCTCTAGGATGGCGAAGAAATTCAGTCATTTTTCCTGATTACTCTGCAAACGCCATAGTCCTGGCATTTatag GTAATTATACACAAGAAGCACCGTCAACCGCTCAAGTTATGCAAGCCAAGATATTTCTAGAAAACTCTATAAGTCAGCAACATTTAGATTTGAATTTCGATATGATcggtaaaaaaactaaagatttaccaaaatatttgttcttaGAGTTAAGTAAATTTCCACAGTGGAATAAACAACTCTCCGATATGGAATAA